A single region of the Streptomyces sp. AM 4-1-1 genome encodes:
- a CDS encoding UDP-N-acetylmuramoyl-L-alanyl-D-glutamate--2,6-diaminopimelate ligase — protein sequence MTTITPDPGNRNGNHRHPAPSLRERPGAPGTLTAVSHADQSQITQKDAPVNYPGAPRPDRLRPTSLAELAARLGVEPPGYGEVTGITHDSRAVRPADVYAALPGARFHGADFAAQAARLGAAAVLTDPAGAERAAATGLPVLVVDEPRAHMGELAAEIYGRPGAGLLQIGITGTSGKTTTAYLVEGGLRRAGHRTGLIGTVEMRIGDERVKSERTTPEATDLQALLAVMRERGADSVAMEVSSHALVLGRVDGCVFDVAVFNNLSPEHMEFHSGMEDYFQAKAQLFTPLRSRRGIVNFDDEYGRRLITEATVPVVTFSAEGHPDADWHAEDVQVGPQDSTFTAIGPEGHRIAARAPLPGPFNVANTLAAIVTLAVAGIDPQTAADGIAEVPGVPGRLERVDAGQPYLAVVDYAHKTDAVESVLRSLQKVTEGRVHIVLGCGGDRDRSKRGPMGAAAARLADTAVFTSDNPRSEDPLAILAAMLSGAAEVPVHERGDVLVEADRAAAIAAAVARAEPGDTVLIAGKGHELGQDIHGVVRPFDDRKVLRAAIARSMERETADDARRGTADRARHHENNSRG from the coding sequence GTGACAACCATCACCCCCGATCCCGGGAACCGGAACGGGAACCACCGCCACCCGGCCCCCTCGCTTCGCGAGAGGCCGGGTGCGCCCGGTACGCTCACCGCCGTGTCCCACGCTGATCAGTCCCAAATCACCCAGAAGGACGCCCCTGTGAACTACCCGGGAGCGCCCCGACCGGACCGGCTCAGGCCGACCTCCCTCGCGGAGCTGGCAGCCCGGCTGGGGGTCGAACCGCCGGGATACGGCGAGGTCACCGGCATCACCCACGACTCACGGGCGGTACGCCCCGCAGACGTGTACGCCGCCCTCCCCGGCGCCCGGTTCCACGGCGCCGACTTCGCCGCCCAGGCGGCCCGCCTCGGCGCCGCCGCCGTCCTCACCGATCCGGCGGGCGCCGAACGCGCCGCCGCCACCGGCCTTCCCGTCCTCGTCGTCGACGAACCGCGCGCCCATATGGGCGAACTCGCCGCCGAGATCTACGGGCGGCCCGGCGCCGGCCTCCTCCAGATCGGCATCACCGGCACCTCGGGCAAGACCACCACCGCGTACCTCGTCGAAGGCGGACTGCGCCGCGCCGGACACCGCACCGGACTGATCGGCACCGTCGAGATGCGCATCGGCGACGAACGCGTCAAGTCCGAGCGCACCACCCCCGAGGCCACCGACCTCCAGGCCCTGCTGGCCGTCATGCGCGAACGCGGCGCCGACTCGGTCGCCATGGAGGTCTCCAGCCACGCCCTGGTGCTGGGCCGCGTCGACGGCTGCGTCTTCGACGTCGCGGTGTTCAACAACCTCAGCCCGGAGCACATGGAGTTCCACTCCGGCATGGAGGACTACTTCCAGGCCAAGGCCCAGCTGTTCACCCCGCTCCGCAGCAGGCGGGGCATCGTCAACTTCGACGACGAGTACGGCCGCAGGCTGATCACGGAAGCCACCGTCCCCGTCGTCACCTTCTCCGCGGAGGGCCACCCGGACGCCGACTGGCACGCCGAGGACGTCCAGGTCGGCCCGCAGGACAGCACCTTCACCGCGATCGGCCCCGAGGGCCACCGGATCGCCGCCAGGGCCCCGCTGCCCGGTCCGTTCAACGTCGCCAACACCCTCGCCGCGATCGTCACCCTCGCCGTGGCGGGCATCGACCCGCAGACCGCCGCCGACGGCATCGCGGAGGTCCCCGGCGTCCCCGGCAGGCTGGAGCGCGTCGACGCCGGACAGCCCTACCTCGCGGTCGTCGACTACGCCCACAAGACGGACGCGGTCGAGTCCGTGCTGCGCTCCCTCCAGAAGGTCACCGAGGGCCGGGTGCACATCGTGCTCGGCTGCGGCGGCGACCGCGACCGGTCCAAGCGCGGCCCGATGGGCGCCGCGGCCGCCCGGCTCGCCGACACCGCCGTGTTCACCTCGGACAACCCCCGGTCCGAGGACCCGCTCGCCATCCTCGCCGCGATGCTCTCCGGCGCCGCCGAGGTCCCCGTGCACGAACGCGGCGACGTCCTGGTCGAGGCCGACCGGGCCGCGGCCATCGCCGCCGCGGTCGCCCGCGCGGAACCAGGCGACACCGTGCTGATCGCGGGCAAGGGCCACGAGCTGGGCCAGGACATCCACGGAGTGGTACGCCCCTTCGACGACCGCAAGGTCCTGCGCGCGGCCATCGCGCGGTCCATGGAACGCGAGACCGCCGACGACGCCCGCCGGGGCACCGCGGACCGCGCCCGTCACCACGAGAACAACAGTCGGGGATGA
- a CDS encoding penicillin-binding protein 2, translating to MPSKEPPRRRVPGPGRTRGARGGEPGRPRPVGRPDGRRPRPAARPQARRHDRAPGGRPARTLRLGSPRPRLRLVSLGLTLVMLAFVVRLLQVQAVDAHAYAAKADKNRYLDYEIPAERGEITDRSGIALATSVDAHDITADPKMFTPQESKAPDAPQQAAVLLAPILGQDAAVLTERLSTPKSRYTVLARRQTPQVWKQIQDLKSVFAQKASQDKAKGGAGANVLAGVFQESSTKRVYPNGDLAAGILGYVNAEGKGAGGLESKLDKQLAGEDGRIKYAQSGGRRVPTAGTSEVPAVPGTDIELTIDRDIQWAAQKAIADQVAKSKADRGYVIVQNTRTGEVLAMANAPGFDPNDITHADMASLGNAALQDVYEPGSTSKVMSMAAVLEEGVADPGTHVTVPNTLHRGDRLFHDDIDHPTWYLTLNGVLAKSSNIGTILATGRLGKTQAEANRVLHSYLRKFGIGSTTGLGYPGESPGILAQPENWSTSQQYTIPFGQGLSLNAMQAASVYSTIANGGVRVEPTLVRGTKGPGGRFTAAPAPKKTRVISEKTARTLATMLESVVDDEEGTGAKARIPGYRAAGKTGTANRVDPAHGGYRGYTASFAGFAPADDPQITVYCAIQNPTKGSYFGGQICGPIYKQVMEFALKTLQTAPSGSAPARLPVSFKPDE from the coding sequence GTGCCCTCCAAGGAACCACCGCGCCGCCGGGTTCCCGGCCCCGGCCGGACCCGCGGCGCCCGGGGCGGTGAGCCCGGCCGTCCCAGGCCCGTCGGCCGTCCCGACGGCCGGCGCCCCCGCCCCGCGGCCCGCCCGCAGGCCCGGCGGCACGACCGGGCGCCGGGCGGACGGCCCGCGCGCACCCTCCGCCTCGGCAGCCCCCGTCCACGACTGCGGCTGGTCAGTCTCGGCCTGACCCTCGTCATGCTGGCCTTCGTCGTCCGGCTGCTCCAGGTGCAGGCCGTCGACGCCCACGCCTACGCGGCCAAGGCCGACAAGAACCGCTACCTGGACTACGAGATCCCCGCCGAACGCGGCGAGATCACCGACCGCAGCGGTATCGCCCTCGCGACCAGCGTCGACGCCCACGACATCACCGCCGACCCCAAGATGTTCACGCCGCAGGAGAGCAAGGCACCGGACGCGCCGCAGCAGGCCGCCGTGCTCCTCGCCCCGATCCTCGGCCAGGACGCCGCGGTGCTGACCGAACGGCTGTCGACCCCCAAGAGCCGCTACACCGTGCTCGCCCGCCGCCAGACCCCCCAGGTCTGGAAGCAGATCCAGGACCTCAAGTCCGTGTTCGCCCAGAAGGCGAGCCAGGACAAGGCGAAGGGCGGCGCCGGGGCCAACGTGCTGGCCGGGGTCTTCCAGGAGTCCAGCACCAAGCGGGTCTACCCCAACGGGGACCTCGCCGCCGGGATACTGGGTTACGTCAATGCCGAGGGCAAGGGCGCCGGCGGCCTCGAATCGAAACTCGACAAGCAACTCGCGGGCGAGGACGGCAGGATCAAGTACGCCCAGTCGGGCGGCCGCAGGGTGCCGACCGCGGGCACCAGCGAGGTCCCGGCCGTCCCGGGCACCGACATCGAGCTGACCATCGACCGCGACATCCAGTGGGCCGCCCAGAAGGCCATCGCCGACCAGGTGGCGAAGTCCAAGGCCGACCGCGGTTACGTGATCGTGCAGAACACCAGGACCGGTGAGGTGCTGGCGATGGCCAACGCCCCCGGCTTCGACCCCAACGACATCACGCACGCCGACATGGCGTCGCTCGGCAACGCCGCGCTCCAGGACGTCTACGAGCCCGGCTCCACCAGCAAGGTCATGTCCATGGCCGCCGTGCTGGAGGAGGGCGTCGCCGATCCCGGCACCCATGTCACCGTGCCCAACACGCTGCACCGCGGCGACCGGCTCTTCCACGACGACATCGACCACCCCACGTGGTACCTGACCCTCAACGGCGTACTGGCCAAGTCCAGCAACATCGGCACCATCCTGGCCACGGGCCGGCTCGGGAAGACCCAGGCCGAGGCCAACCGGGTCCTCCACTCGTACCTGCGCAAGTTCGGCATCGGCAGCACCACCGGGCTCGGCTACCCGGGCGAGTCGCCCGGCATCCTCGCCCAGCCGGAGAACTGGTCCACCTCGCAGCAGTACACGATCCCGTTCGGCCAGGGGCTCTCGCTCAACGCCATGCAGGCCGCCTCCGTCTACTCCACCATCGCCAACGGCGGGGTGCGGGTCGAGCCCACACTCGTACGCGGTACGAAGGGCCCCGGCGGACGCTTCACCGCGGCGCCCGCCCCCAAGAAGACCCGGGTGATCAGCGAGAAGACCGCCAGGACACTGGCCACCATGCTGGAGTCCGTGGTCGACGACGAGGAGGGCACCGGCGCCAAGGCCCGAATCCCCGGATACCGGGCCGCGGGCAAGACCGGCACCGCCAACCGGGTGGACCCGGCACACGGCGGCTACCGCGGCTACACCGCCTCGTTCGCCGGCTTCGCCCCCGCCGACGACCCGCAGATCACCGTCTACTGCGCGATCCAGAACCCCACCAAGGGCAGCTACTTCGGCGGCCAGATCTGCGGGCCCATCTACAAGCAGGTCATGGAGTTCGCGCTCAAGACCCTCCAGACCGCACCCTCCGGCAGCGCGCCCGCCCGGCTGCCGGTGTCCTTCAAGCCGGACGAATGA
- a CDS encoding septum formation initiator, translating into MSKQAGQLKGRAARLTRMLPAGSGNAARTPFVLLVVLLLGGGLITLLVLNSALNEGSFRLSELKKRTTELTDEQQALQRDVDGYSEPDALEQRARGLGMVPGGSPAFLGRDGKVRGMPSPAAAPEPTPSPTGSVPASPPALSGSGAADVPANGTPAQPSADPGLAPDSGSGPAPDASSGALAPPSPTSPGR; encoded by the coding sequence GTGAGCAAGCAGGCCGGGCAGCTGAAGGGGCGGGCCGCGCGGCTCACCCGGATGCTGCCGGCCGGGTCCGGCAACGCCGCCCGTACGCCCTTCGTCCTGCTGGTCGTGCTGCTGCTCGGGGGTGGCCTGATCACGCTGCTGGTGCTGAACTCCGCGCTCAACGAAGGATCGTTCAGGCTCAGCGAGCTGAAGAAGCGGACCACCGAACTGACCGATGAGCAGCAGGCGCTGCAACGCGACGTCGACGGCTACTCCGAGCCCGACGCGCTGGAGCAGCGGGCGCGCGGACTGGGCATGGTGCCCGGCGGCAGCCCCGCCTTCCTCGGCCGGGACGGCAAGGTCCGCGGCATGCCGTCCCCGGCGGCCGCCCCCGAGCCGACGCCGTCCCCGACCGGTTCCGTACCCGCGTCCCCGCCGGCCCTCTCCGGTTCCGGCGCGGCGGACGTGCCCGCGAACGGCACCCCGGCGCAGCCGTCGGCCGACCCGGGCCTTGCCCCCGATTCCGGCTCCGGTCCCGCCCCCGACGCATCCTCGGGGGCCCTGGCGCCCCCGTCCCCGACGAGCCCCGGCAGGTGA
- the rsmH gene encoding 16S rRNA (cytosine(1402)-N(4))-methyltransferase RsmH, whose product MSQTRHVPVMLQRCLDLLAPALEAPSPRPPVVVDCTLGLGGHSEALLAAFPAVRLIGLDRDREALRLSGERLAPYGDRATLVHAVYDELPDVLDRLGVPEVQGVLFDLGVSSMQLDEADRGFAYARDAPLDMRMDQTTGIGAAEVLNTYPPGELVRILRAYGEEKQARRIVSAVVREREREPFSNSARLVELIRDALPQAAKRTGGNPAKRTFQALRIEVNGELSVLERAVPAAVGALAVGGRIAVLSYQSLEDRLVKQVLAAGAANTAPPGLPVVPERYQPRLKLLTRGAELPTEAEVAENRRAAPARLRGAERIREEER is encoded by the coding sequence TTGAGCCAGACCCGACACGTCCCGGTGATGCTCCAGCGGTGCCTGGACCTGTTGGCCCCCGCTCTGGAAGCGCCGAGTCCCCGGCCGCCCGTGGTGGTCGACTGCACCCTCGGCCTCGGCGGACACAGCGAGGCCCTGCTCGCCGCCTTCCCGGCCGTCCGGCTGATCGGCCTCGACCGGGACAGGGAGGCGCTGCGCCTCTCGGGCGAACGGCTGGCCCCGTACGGCGACCGCGCCACCCTCGTCCACGCCGTCTACGACGAACTGCCCGACGTACTGGACCGGCTGGGTGTCCCCGAGGTCCAGGGCGTCCTCTTCGACCTCGGCGTCTCCTCGATGCAGCTGGACGAGGCCGACCGCGGCTTCGCGTACGCCCGGGACGCCCCGCTCGACATGCGCATGGACCAGACGACCGGCATCGGCGCCGCCGAGGTCCTGAACACCTATCCGCCGGGTGAACTGGTACGGATTCTGCGCGCGTACGGCGAGGAGAAGCAGGCCAGGCGGATCGTCTCGGCCGTGGTGCGCGAACGCGAGAGGGAACCCTTCAGCAACAGCGCCCGGCTCGTCGAGCTGATCCGCGACGCGCTGCCGCAGGCCGCCAAACGGACCGGCGGGAACCCCGCCAAGCGCACGTTCCAGGCACTGCGCATCGAGGTCAACGGCGAGCTGAGCGTCCTCGAACGCGCCGTCCCGGCCGCGGTGGGGGCCCTCGCCGTCGGCGGACGCATCGCCGTCCTCTCGTACCAGTCGCTGGAGGACCGCCTCGTCAAACAGGTCCTCGCGGCCGGCGCAGCCAACACCGCGCCCCCCGGACTCCCCGTCGTTCCCGAGCGTTACCAGCCCCGCCTGAAGCTGCTCACCCGAGGCGCCGAACTGCCCACCGAGGCGGAGGTCGCCGAGAACAGGCGCGCCGCCCCGGCCCGGCTGCGCGGCGCCGAACGCATCCGCGAGGAGGAGCGATGA
- a CDS encoding carbonic anhydrase, with amino-acid sequence MSTSAHSATEPVAPASEKARPGGVVTDRLVEANVSYAADFVDPGMDARPVLNVAVVACMDARLDLHAALGLELGDCHTIRNAGGVVTDDVIRSLTISQRALGTRSVVLIHHTNCGLEAITEDFRQELEAEVGQRPVWAVEAYSDADQDVRQSMQRVRTSPFLLHTDDVRGFVFDVTTGLLREIHSVS; translated from the coding sequence ATGTCGACTTCCGCGCATTCCGCCACCGAGCCCGTCGCCCCCGCCTCCGAGAAGGCCCGCCCCGGCGGGGTGGTCACCGACCGCCTCGTGGAGGCGAACGTCTCCTACGCCGCAGACTTCGTCGACCCGGGCATGGACGCGCGCCCGGTGCTGAACGTCGCCGTGGTGGCCTGTATGGACGCGCGGCTCGACCTGCACGCCGCGCTCGGCCTGGAGCTCGGCGACTGCCACACCATCCGCAACGCGGGCGGTGTGGTCACCGACGACGTGATCCGTTCGCTGACCATCAGCCAGCGGGCCCTCGGTACGCGCAGCGTCGTGCTGATCCACCACACCAACTGCGGCCTTGAGGCGATCACCGAGGACTTCCGGCAGGAGCTGGAGGCCGAGGTCGGCCAGCGGCCGGTCTGGGCGGTCGAGGCGTACAGCGACGCGGACCAGGACGTGCGTCAGTCGATGCAGCGCGTCCGGACCTCGCCGTTCCTGCTGCACACCGATGACGTCAGGGGCTTCGTCTTCGACGTGACCACCGGCCTGCTGCGGGAGATCCACTCCGTCTCCTGA
- a CDS encoding MoxR family ATPase: MTTYDERASLTDLTTTAERVRGSVESVIEGKPEVVRLSLTVLLAEGHLLIEDVPGVGKTMLAKALARSIDCSVQRIQFTPDLLPSDITGVSIFDQQRREFEFKPGAIFAQIVIGDEINRASPKTQSALLESMEERQVTVDGRTYELPDPFMVVATQNPVEMEGTYPLPEAQRDRFMARVSIGYPSPEAEFRMLDVHGGVSPLADLRPVAHAHDVVKLIDAVREVHVADSVRRYAVQLVAATRAHPDLRLGASPRATLHLLRAAKSSAALSGRDYALPDDVQALAVPVLAHRLLPTAQAQLNRRTAEQVVTEILQRTPVPTAGAPGPALPRTAPAPSGRPGRPVYGGQSDPRRP, encoded by the coding sequence GTGACGACCTATGACGAGCGAGCGAGCCTCACAGATCTGACCACGACGGCGGAGCGGGTGCGCGGGTCGGTGGAGAGCGTGATCGAGGGCAAGCCCGAGGTCGTACGGCTTTCACTGACCGTACTGCTCGCGGAGGGGCACCTCCTCATCGAGGATGTTCCCGGGGTGGGCAAGACCATGCTGGCGAAGGCGCTGGCACGGTCCATCGACTGTTCGGTGCAACGCATCCAGTTCACACCGGATCTGCTGCCTTCGGACATCACCGGTGTGTCCATCTTCGACCAGCAGCGGCGCGAGTTCGAGTTCAAACCGGGTGCGATCTTCGCGCAGATCGTGATCGGTGACGAGATCAACCGCGCCTCTCCCAAGACGCAGTCCGCACTGCTGGAGTCGATGGAGGAGCGCCAGGTCACCGTGGACGGGCGGACGTACGAGCTGCCCGACCCGTTCATGGTGGTCGCCACGCAGAACCCGGTGGAGATGGAAGGCACCTATCCGCTGCCCGAGGCCCAGCGGGACCGCTTCATGGCACGGGTGTCGATCGGCTACCCCAGCCCGGAGGCGGAGTTCCGGATGCTGGACGTGCACGGCGGGGTGTCACCGCTGGCCGATCTCCGGCCGGTGGCCCACGCGCACGACGTGGTGAAGCTGATCGACGCCGTGCGCGAGGTCCATGTCGCCGATTCCGTACGGCGGTACGCGGTGCAGCTCGTCGCGGCCACCCGGGCGCACCCGGACCTCAGACTCGGGGCCTCCCCGCGGGCCACCCTGCATCTGCTGCGCGCGGCGAAGTCGTCGGCGGCGCTGAGCGGCCGGGACTACGCGCTTCCGGACGACGTGCAGGCGCTGGCGGTCCCGGTCCTCGCGCACCGGCTGCTGCCGACCGCGCAGGCCCAGCTGAACCGCCGGACGGCGGAGCAGGTCGTGACGGAGATCCTGCAGCGCACGCCGGTGCCCACGGCGGGCGCGCCGGGTCCGGCCCTGCCGCGGACCGCGCCGGCCCCGTCGGGTCGACCGGGCCGGCCGGTGTACGGCGGGCAGTCCGACCCCCGGCGACCGTGA